Part of the Streptomyces sp. NBC_00457 genome, CGGCGGTGAGATTCACGACGGTACGGCCCTTGAGGGCGGCGGCGACGGCGTCCTCGCGGAGGATCGTGTCGGAGGCGTCGTAGTTCACCACGCAGACCACGGTGAGCGGGCTCGCGGCCACCGCCTCTTCCGCCGACCCGGCCGCCGACGCCCCGCGCTCGACCAGCTCCCGTTCCCTGCCCGGGGTGCGATTCCATACGGTGGTCCGCAGACCGGCGTCGACGAAGGCACCGGCCAGGGCCCGGCCCATCGGACCCAGACCGAGGACGGTGACGGCGGACTGGTCGTCGTATGTAGACATGCTTCAACTCCCGTAAAATGTGCGGTAATTGATGACAAAGGGGGCGAGGATGACGCGCAGCCGTGCTCAGGACACGAATGTGTGCGGAGTGACCGCCGCGATCGCGGTGATCGACGGCAAGTGGAAGCCGACCCTGCTGTGGCTGCTGGAATCAGGCCCGCAGCGGCCCGGCGAACTGCGGCGCCGGCTGCCCGGGCTCACCGAGAAGGTGCTGACCCAGGCGCTGCGCGAGATGGAGGCGGACGGTCTGGTGCACCGGGAGGTGCACGACGTACTCCCGCTGAAGACGGTCTACTCCCTGACGGACTTCGGCCGTGAACTCTCCGAACTCCTCGCTCCCCTCTCCGACTGGGGCCACCGCCGCCTGGACCGGCTCCGCGCCTCCTGACCTCGCGACTTCAGCCTCGCCCGAGGGCCGCGCGCTGCCAAGTACCCACTTTTTTGTGGGTACTCCGGGACAGGGTGGGAGGGGCCTCTCCGGTACGCCGACGCTAGTACGCGGGGTTACTCCCGCTGTCGGACGACCTCGCCGTCCCCGCCCGGCACCGTGTTTCACATGAACCAGAGCCTGAAGCTGAGCCGTCCCGCACGCCGGGCTTCCGTCGTCGTCCATGTCGTCGCCTCGGCGAGCTGGCTCGGGCTCACGCTCGGGCTGCTCGCGCTGGCGGTCACCGCGATCACCACCGGGTCCGCGGTGACCGCCGAGGCATCCGTCCGGGCCATGAAGCTGTTCGCCGACTGGCTGCTGCTTCCCGCCGCGTTCCTCACGCTCCTCACCGGCCTGCTGCTGTCCCTGGGCACCCAGTGGGGGCTCGCACGGCACCGCTGGGTCTACGTCAAGTTCTGGCTCACCCTGGCCACGATCACCGCCACCGCCTTCGCCCTGCGCCCCGGCCTGGGCGCCACGGTCACGGCAGTCGCCGAGACCGGGTCCGTGCCCGACACCACCGACATCGTGATGGGGCCGATCGTCTCCCTGTCCGCCTACGTCTTCATGACCGTGATCTCGATCCTGAAGCCGTGGGGTCTGACCAAGCGCGGCCGGAATGCGCGGGCGGCCGTCCGGCCTCCGGTGAGCGCCGAGCGGGCTCGCCAGGCTGCCTAGTGCGGTGTTCCTCAAACGGTGCAGACATCTCGGCGCTGCGGTAGGTCCCCGCGCCCTCCCGCGCCCGCGCGTGCGGGAGGGCGCGGTTGCGGACGCCGGAGAGGAGCTCGTGCAGGCCGAGGCCCTCGGGGTGGCGGCGTACCGCCCTCGCGTAGGCGCCGATCACAGCCAGGCAGGCGGCCGGGGACAGCAGCAGGACGAGCCCGGCGACCGGATCCGCGGCCAGGCTGTAGGCCACGTCCCGGTAGCCGACCTGGCCCGCGATCTCGATGAGCGCGGAGGCGTCGGCAGGGGAGGCCGCGTAGTCGGGAAGGATCGCCCCCGCGGCGAGCCATACGACCGCGAACGGCGGACCCAGCAGCGCGGCGCGCAGGACGAGCCGGGCGGGCCCTGGCCGTCCGCCGTCGGCCGTGACCAGGTGCAGCAGCAGTACGTGCTTGCCCGGCGTCGCGCCCGTTAGCCACGGTACGACGACGAACCACAGTCCGAGGACGACCGGTGGCACCCACAGCACGGTCTCCGCACCGAGCACGACGTACGCGACGCCCGCGACGCCGCTGGTGAGCAGGCCGACGCCCGTCACGTCCAGCAGCAGCGCGACCAGGCGGCGGCCGAAGGGGACCTTGCCGGTGGCGAGCGGGGCGAGCGCGCGGTCGTCCAGGCTGTCCAGGTCGGGCAGGGCCCGGGCAAGAGGTCCGGTGGCCGCCCAGCCGAGGGCCGCGCCCGCCGTGTTGACGATGAGATCGTCGACGGCGAAGAGGCGGTACGGGCACGCGTAGAGACCCCACAGCCCGCTGTACTGGGTCAGTTCGAGGCACAGCGATCCCGCGAATCCGGTGATCGTGGCCGCGGCGAGCCCGCGCCGGAAGTGGATCCTTACGAACGCTCCGAGCGGCAGCAGCAGGAGCAGGTTGAACGCGGTCTGCCAGACGGCCGAGTTGTGCAGCACGAGCGCGTCGAGCGTGACGCGGTGGTGGGCCTCCTTCCAGATGTCGGCGAAGGCGGTGCCTGGCGTCAACTGCGGCTCACGGAAGGACGGGTATGCCGCGCAGACGTCCACCGACGGCGATGGCAGCGGCACGACCGTCATGCAGAAGGCGGAGAGCGCGTAGTACGCGCCGCCGTACACCGACAGCACCCGCCAGCGGGTCATGACGCCGTGCCGCCGGTAGAGGACGATCGCCGTCGGCACGAACGTCAGTAAGGCGATCGCCGGGAAGAGCAGCGCTGCCGTGCGGATCGACAGCAGGTAGGTCTCCGTCATGGCGCGCACTATACACAGCGTCTATACGCCGTGTGTATAGAGGCTTTCCGGGCCGCCGCAGGGGTAGATACGGGCGCTGCTCCCCTCCTCCCCTCCGGCCCCTCTCACTTTCCGACGGTCAGCGGGTCCCGTTCACGGCAAGAGCGCCCGAGCCGGCCGAAGCCGACCCGGGCGTCCAACCAACACACGTGTACAGAGGCCTACTTGACGGTCCGATAGGCCCGGTGGATCGTCTGCTTCAGGGTGTTGCCGGCCGCGTCCGTGAGCGTCACGCGCAGAGAGACCGCGCCCGCCTTCGCCGGGTGACGCAGGTCGAGGCGCTTGCCGTTCGACCGCCTTCGCCGGGTGCCAGGTCCGGCCGTCGTCGTACGAGACGGAGAAGGCCAACTTGCGGGCGGTGCGCGCGGTGGCCGCGCCCTCGACCGTGAACGGGACAGAGAAACGCGTACCCGCCTTGGCCGTGCTCTCCGTGGACAGCCGGGGCGTGAAGCGGACCACCGACAGCGGCAGCCGCTGCTCGACACCGGTGACGTGCGCGGAGGTGAAGGTCCACTCGGCGGTGACCCGGGTGCTGACCGAGGACAGCGTGGTGGGGCGGGAGACGTCCGTGGTGAGACGGAACGAGCGCTTGGCAGCGGGGAGTTCGTACGAGACGCCGGTCAGCGGCGTGTCCACGGCGAAGACCTGCGTGCCGCCCGCGTACAGGGTGCTCCTGGCCCTGCTGTACGGGGAGTCGCCGATATGGCCGGCGCCGTCGGAGAAGAGGGGGAGGTAGGCGAGGAAGGTGTCGCCGACGCGGACCGCGCCGGGGCGGTCCGCGCCGTCCGTCAGCGGGCCGGTGAGGTGCGGGCCGAAGACGCCGGTGTTGAAGCGCTCGGTGTACTGCCTGCCCGCGCTGTACGAACGGGGCTTCGCGACCCACTGGCGGGCCTCCCACACCGGTTCGCCGTCCGCGCCCTTGCCTCCGATCTGCGCGACGGAGTACCGCCACCGCACGCCCGGCAGGACGTACTCGGTGAAAGCGCCCGGCAGCGAGCGCGTGTCGGGGTTGAAGTCGACCGACTGGCCGACCGGAGTCATCGGCGCGGCGACGAACGTCGCCGTCTTGCCCCTGGCGGGCGCACCGGCGGCGAACGTGACCTTGGCGAACTGCCCGCGCTTCAGGTTCGCGGTGAAGCCCGACAGGTCGCCGGTACGGTTCCAGGTCGGCCGGTAGTGCGTACTGCCGCGCGTCCAGGTGCCGTTGTACTGCGCGAACGCCTCGCCCGCCGGAAGCCGGGCCCCGAACTGACCGACGCGCAGCCTGCC contains:
- a CDS encoding VanZ family protein, which gives rise to MTETYLLSIRTAALLFPAIALLTFVPTAIVLYRRHGVMTRWRVLSVYGGAYYALSAFCMTVVPLPSPSVDVCAAYPSFREPQLTPGTAFADIWKEAHHRVTLDALVLHNSAVWQTAFNLLLLLPLGAFVRIHFRRGLAAATITGFAGSLCLELTQYSGLWGLYACPYRLFAVDDLIVNTAGAALGWAATGPLARALPDLDSLDDRALAPLATGKVPFGRRLVALLLDVTGVGLLTSGVAGVAYVVLGAETVLWVPPVVLGLWFVVVPWLTGATPGKHVLLLHLVTADGGRPGPARLVLRAALLGPPFAVVWLAAGAILPDYAASPADASALIEIAGQVGYRDVAYSLAADPVAGLVLLLSPAACLAVIGAYARAVRRHPEGLGLHELLSGVRNRALPHARAREGAGTYRSAEMSAPFEEHRTRQPGEPARRSPEAGRPPAHSGRAWSDPTASGSRSRS
- a CDS encoding winged helix-turn-helix transcriptional regulator, which codes for MTRSRAQDTNVCGVTAAIAVIDGKWKPTLLWLLESGPQRPGELRRRLPGLTEKVLTQALREMEADGLVHREVHDVLPLKTVYSLTDFGRELSELLAPLSDWGHRRLDRLRAS
- a CDS encoding DUF2269 domain-containing protein, coding for MNQSLKLSRPARRASVVVHVVASASWLGLTLGLLALAVTAITTGSAVTAEASVRAMKLFADWLLLPAAFLTLLTGLLLSLGTQWGLARHRWVYVKFWLTLATITATAFALRPGLGATVTAVAETGSVPDTTDIVMGPIVSLSAYVFMTVISILKPWGLTKRGRNARAAVRPPVSAERARQAA